From the genome of Glycine max cultivar Williams 82 chromosome 2, Glycine_max_v4.0, whole genome shotgun sequence, one region includes:
- the LOC100799146 gene encoding uncharacterized protein At1g66480: protein MGNTMGRSKKAKVMKVDGETLKLKTPARANDVVKDYPGHVLLDSEAVKHFGLRAKPLEPYQELKPTKIYFLVELPKIQPEEEKTALPRRVRSSGIRGMNASDRLQLLMLSKRSVSDLPLSRQSPNLGSDGPIRVKMRLPKAHLDKLMEESTDGSQVAQKIISLYMGTNAGEGAAGVSAPEDGGRKTVHNHKPREKRVSFSPMENEEIHVVGASQ, encoded by the exons ATGGGGAACACCATGGGAAGGAGTAAAAAGGCCAAGGTGATGAAGGTGGATGGAGAGACGTTGAAGCTGAAAACACCAGCGAGAGCAAACGACGTCGTAAAGGACTACCCGGGCCACGTGCTTCTGGACTCCGAAGCGGTGAAACATTTCGGGCTTCGGGCCAAACCTCTTGAGCCGTACCAGGAACTGAAGCCCACAAAGATTTACTTTCTCGTTGAGTTACCCAAGATTCAGCCCGAAGAGGAAAAAACGGCGCTACCGAGGAGGGTGCGATCCAGTGGGATACGCGGCATGAACGCCTCCGATAGGCTCCAGCTTCTCATGCTCTCCAAACGCTCCGTTTCGGACCTCCCGCTCTCCAGGCAGAGCCCCAATCTGGGCTCTGATGGGCCCATCAGGGTTAAGATGAGGCTCCCCAAGGCCCATCTGGATAAGTTGATGGAGGAGAGCACCGACGGCTCCCAGGTGGCCCAGAAAATCATAAGTTTGTATATGGGAACCAATGCCGGCGAGGGTGCTGCCGGAGTTTCTGCGCCGGAGGACGGTGGCCGGAAGACTGTGCACAATCACAAACCACGTGAG AAACGGGTGAGTTTTAGCCCAatggaaaatgaagaaattcatGTAGTAGGAGCTTCTCAATAA